The Manduca sexta isolate Smith_Timp_Sample1 chromosome 15, JHU_Msex_v1.0, whole genome shotgun sequence genome includes the window ctccttcacgcggacaaAGTCGTGAGTGAAAACtattaactttagaaaagttgcctgcccttgggttttgaacctgcagacattcgtctcggcattcagTTCCACTCCCATCTAGTTTATCGACGCTTATATAGAGTATACTTTAACCTAACTATCAGGTTTTAAGGTAGGGCtagttaaattttcaaaatacaatTAACGTTCTAATCCAAAACTCCGTAAAAAACATCAACTAATTACCAACAACGTATCCTTTAATATAAGATTTCTTTACCTGGGAATCCCAGAACTACGAGGTTAAATGCCTACACGGCTAGAGGATAATGAGATACgtatttgaaattaacacaaggTCAAGAGTATCCTACATACACAGTAAGGAAACCAggacatattatatttgttttttttttttatgattaatggCCTTTTTCATAAGtttcaagtaatttttatttgacagttttcGTATAccacagctaatgtagataacttatttattttattaccgttTATTTGGAAGCATAAATTCGAAAgtcaattttgtattttgttggAATATACTCgtacctatatatttatgtaatgaatAGCATTTACCCAGAAGTTGTGAAATAGGCCCTAAATGTTATTACTGATTATAAAATGGAACGTATGTTTcagagttttattttatgtaatcttATATCTCAAACTATCGTATGGAATTATTGTCAGTCATAGCAAAAAACTGCAATACCATATTAGGATAACTAAAGCCATGTACCCAAACAACAGCCACAGTATTATTGGTACCACGTTTTGATCACCGAATACGATAAAGTGAAATTGGAATTTTGTACGCCTGGTATCTGAAATTTGGGCCCGATATGACAATAAATACCCTGTCACATTATGTGATGGAATAATCATAATGAAGAGCGGGTGCACATCTTGGCTCTGTTCTAAGGCGATAAAAAGCATGACTATGTGTGTGCcacaataaattcaattttggaatatttacttaaaatttctaattattcATTTGCGCTTGATCAATAACTTAAACACCTTTTGCCTAATAGTGCTTATATACTGGCCCGTATTTATTAGGTTCTATGGGGGATGTTGAGTCCCACAACACTAAACTCACTttttaaaactatcaaaaaattatTGGCCTAatgagttatattattttatttttaattaatcagcTTGTGATGCTACATTTATATGATTCTAAGCTTGTCCTCAGAGGAACACCAACTCCCAAGACACAGGCTAGTTTGGGGGTCAGGAGACCTTATAGTGCGTATCGTTTTGTGTCCATTCTGTATGGTACTTAATCTGTAACTTTGCATTTATGTTTTTACGAAATCAACTGTATCAGTTCTCTTtattttagagattttttttacatatttacatatatattatttaaaaaacatgcatataaaaatataaagaccCAGCCCACCGGCGGTAAAGGATTCAAAGTGAGAAATCTcttcacaatgcgcgccgtgtccagcaatactgccttctgcatctggcctccgacccaacaACCAATTGAGAGGTTCCAAAtatactgttattattattatatttaggcCCAAATGGGTGCCATTTCACATCCGCTCATTAGCAGATTGGGGCacacatgttttaaaaatgtaatatccaATGTTTCTGTTATTCTTAAACCAGGaaattacaaatacatacatatgtatccACGGTTACCTATTACAAATAATCTGATTTGCAATGCACATACATAATAAACAGCTCTCACTTAATTCTAGTTACTAGAACGTAATACGTCAAGTACTCTTCCTCGTACAACAGTAACGATCTCATATCAACTTAAATTCATGTTTTCTGTTTTTAACAATGCTTTTTAACATACCGTCTCCATTTCATACAATGTCAACGTCTAACTAGATCACTAAATCTGTTAACATGATAATAAATCTAATTGAAGGATCTGAATATGTCCAAATTTGGTAAGGTGGTCGAATAATCGTGTCCACTTGTTGTCGTAACGGCGCGCGCCCTCGTTGCGTGCCCGGCGTCTAACGAGACAGCGCAATACCACTGACGAAACTCAATACAAGGTGAATCTTACCCGGCTCGCGTATAAAAGGTATTGTCATCAAACTGTGGACATCATTCGCATCTTCTGTTCTATCAGAAACAACAACCAAACAAACCAAACATGTACAAAATCGTaagtattctaaattcaaattttcaaaataaacttatttggCGTTTATTAACGAATGTTTTTCCTAGGTGTTCTTCTTCGCCACCATCGCTATGGCTGCTGCCAAGCCCAGCCTGGCCCCCGCTGCCCTCGTCGCACCAGCCCCAGTCGTGGCTGCTGCTCCCTTGGTAGCTGCACCAGCGCCTGTCGTCACCGCCTCCAGCTCCCAATACATCGCAAGGAACTACAATGGATTGTACGCCGCCGCCGCTCCCTTAGTTGCCGCTCCTGCCCCGTTAGTCGCTGCCCCTGCACCGTACGTGGCCCATGCTGCCAGGATCGTAGCGCCCGCTGCTGCTCCCTACATAGCCGCTGCCGCTGCTCCATATGTGGCTGCTGCCGCACCCGTGGTGCCCGCCTATGCCCGCTACGCCGCCCCCTACGTCGCGGCTGCTCCCTACCTCGCCCATTCCGCTCCCTTCGTAGCTCTCAAGTAAAAATGACGACTCAAACCTAGGCCCattgttataaatgtaattaaataaactgttttgtaTACTTTaaacaccttttttatttattaccttatgAATAACGAATACAATAAGTACatccaatataaaatttctgTAGCACTTACTGATAATATATcagtaaatagataaatatagaCATCGAATAACGTTTCAAAGAATTTGTTTACAGTCGATACTATATTCAAGTTTCAAGGATGTTTCCTCGTAAGCCTTGGCAAAAGTAATTAGACTTGCGACAATACAATCACACTTACATAGAGAAGCCGTATTAGGTATAATGGAAACAATTGGAATTAGGCTGGTCTATTTCGGGCTTATACGTCGCCACTGTCTGTTTTCTGTTGTTGAAATAGacatgtaattttattagataatgggataaataataacagaaaatatgtaaattacataaatacttaaACTCATTCTTTATCACACAAAGTAactataaagaaaacaaaatcgaAGTACCtaaattttaaacaagataACACTGTAATCCATTTGCTAATACTTAGTTTTGGGGCAGATTGAatattacgtataaaaaatgttacgtgtaataaatgtaaatattacgtATAGTAAATGAGATAAATATGTGACGAAAACAAGTAGTAAGAGATAAAACAGAATTACGGACACCACGGTATAAGAAGTAATGAAAGCATTACTTTTTGTGTGTGTGCGTTTTGTTTAAGGGTTCATAGTCGACAATTTTCAGGAAATATATGGTGCAAAGATTTATGATTACTTACCACATAATAGAACAAAAGAGCCGGACTACTCAGTAGAGCACGTGCTTGCATTAAGGTACTCGCAGACGCAGTCAATTTGTTGCGAAGAACACTACAACTGTGTAGTGTTAACATTTATACTTCTATAGCTCTTATTGATGGTTGTTTTGTCACACAGACACTCACACGTGAAAATAAAGTACCTAATTATTTCCAAAGGTAGGTGGTGCAGGGTTTCAAGAGCTTAGTGATAaaaaataggtacttatatgacTAATAATCAGTTCTTTGATTGTAGTGATTTTTTAATGTCACTTACAAGAGCTCAGTGGGCCACATGTTAGGTATAGCTGATCTAATGAATTACCGATAGATGTCATCTTAAGTAACCATtatgaaagtatttatattgaattctcaataaataatacatgtataaaaaattgttatagtataatttttatttcctttttaacATCGTAAAATCATAGATAAGAATATGAGCTTGACCTTTGATCGAACAATAAGTCATCATGATTTTTTCAAAGATAAACTCTCGGGGTTGAACCTGTCAGaagttacttttttaattcgaaACCATAAACCATAAAGCATTTCATTGAAGTCAGGTACACAAACTACCAACTTCGATATTATATAAATCGTAATCACTCATGACAATAGTACAAGCCTGAATCTAGTCCACTACTATTCCATTTAATCTAGTCGTGGTAGATGCATCAACGCCAAGCAATTCAGTACTTCTTACTAAGCTTTCTACGTGTTCCTaactatttaaaacataataatttctatactcataaagaataattattaccaTTGAACATGTCTATTTCCTTCATCAACATTTTTGTAAcaaaggtatttcagtttttattgcccaattaaaatacaaaaaatccaagctataataaataatatgtaaataagtcCATTTATGGTTAAGCTTAGCCATAACGACCACTTACTCGCTACTAACATCAGCTTTTAAAAGTGGATTTTAACACTACAGGCGACTGCCGactccaaaaaatattatatgtaatgtacatttattaataattatctttacatgtaataataatgCAATAGGCCGATGTTTATACATTATGGATATtcaagaaaaactaatatagcGGGTCTTTATTAGACTAACAGAAGCCAAAATAACAGCTCTGAGAATTTTTGTATGTCTTTACGTTTGTAAACGCATCTCGCAAAAACGACTGCATGGAAATCAATGatgttttcaccgatgtattgcaaGAGGCCCTACA containing:
- the LOC115450671 gene encoding cuticle protein 16.5 — protein: MYKIVFFFATIAMAAAKPSLAPAALVAPAPVVAAAPLVAAPAPVVTASSSQYIARNYNGLYAAAAPLVAAPAPLVAAPAPYVAHAARIVAPAAAPYIAAAAAPYVAAAAPVVPAYARYAAPYVAAAPYLAHSAPFVALK